A region from the Onychostoma macrolepis isolate SWU-2019 chromosome 18, ASM1243209v1, whole genome shotgun sequence genome encodes:
- the pgpep1l gene encoding pyroglutamyl-peptidase 1 isoform X1 — translation MRWLSHVEKNGQCTPSCTASVAQSVTFGFGPFRQYVVNPSWEAAKGLKMAGLGLGIEVHIKEIPVSYAKSQQVLDVIWQTMTPKVVIHLGIAPGAKGITLEQTGKNHCYKDRDVSGLCPDHHFCIEGGPERLDSIIDMRSLSKHLKSMGLDVIYSRDAGRYLCDFVYYYSLNRGQGKAVLIHVPASGSLASPERLVPQIQTIIQALLGQLDCPAHTTSG, via the exons ATGAGATGGCTCTCCCATGTGGAGAAAAATGGACAATGCACTCCCTCTTGTACAGCCTCAGTTGCGCAAAGTGTCACTTTCG gttttggTCCTTTCCGACAGTATGTTGTGAATCCAAGTTGGGAGGCAGCTAAG GGTTTGAAGATGGCAGGACTTGGATTGGGCATAGAGGTCCATATTAAGGAGATTCCTGTCAGTTATGCAAAATCCCAACAAGTCCTTGATGTTATCTGGCAGACAATGACTCCAAAG GTTGTTATCCATTTGGGCATAGCTCCAGGAGCCAAAGGCATCACACTGGAGCAAACAGGGAAGAACCACTGCTACAAAGACAGGGATGTGAGTGGTCTGTGCCCTGATCATCACTTCTGCATTGAGGGAGGACCAGAACGACTGGACTCCATCATAGACATGAGGTCCCTTAGCAAGCATTTGAAAAGTATGGGGCTTGATGTCATCTACTCCAGGGATGCTGGGAG GTACCTGTGTGATTTTGTATACTACTATTCGCTGAACCGTGGGCAGGGAAAGGCTGTGCTGATCCATGTGCCAGCCTCAGGCAGCCTAGCAAGCCCAGAGAGACTGGTACCACAAATCCAGACCATCATCCAGGCTCTGTTAGGCCAGCTGGACTGCCCTGCACACACAACCTCAGGATAG
- the synm gene encoding synemin, with protein sequence MFRTREPFESEKLQLQELNQRLGQYLTRAKQLEQENTSLISEINSIRKNRSGEWENKHMSELREMRRLVERLSFEKSRTEMERQKLRNELQMLQAMRSEEASVSKGVDTELKGCERQLHNALKTNSALEDRLIELENEYTFLEDAHRKEVAHLRDQVHSRTVRVVTQTYHAPPAVTMEEVQEYAANFTESWHGTLDMYRLKVEEIEESIKADQARLDDIQREKREYASQFKRLRDEIEKQSKVQLNLEEQLVNMQENFRAEICEYQAIIEELEYERRMLSNTISEKLKDHQDLLQVKMGLALEVATYRALLEEEGRHTQTWSTQDSRERIIDIQMPAHPYTPRVSVNSASRPDTRKKAFTDFKYMEPISSLRTSSTSSQFHSYEPSRIVPISVSNRAQQSPASRRDMISFTKAAQAAASSTLKPGVSSIEIKREETDQKIMRKEISQHSSKDSLDHTPSRIESTQSSTASKIEKPKPVKVISPHVSLSKTTTEEKSQKDVEPKAKGMDAKQDKEKFKVAMEEERRDVKESIAKDEKESENVGHKVFVGEEMVLDAVSMEEIIQQVMKPAGLDAKVSSSPDSKFTYHVEKTEQEDGTTKTQIVLQSKVEEEVDLSEDSALEELLSKGVKKVTLENIKGTPTGTMIENLLSLGLQGENLENKLVNVEIIEEPVESDEEDEIEIEETEEIKSKQPNIDPSSMFFQIEELESDPKTMKPDESGSAEASQYGNSGSVQVREVTRDESLPYFSHGQDSQEYFVSTPEDNVSESEEGGRFMSYSHYGVVDDLSDERYYQEDDAKQPTAEGHSYRESPVYEHSFLRDNIQDCIIEEEVHVSPTLQQSIVGILREDSLDPEQQLRGALEQIQDTVSGALKEELAFFTKGRETPENVSLDIKKVEQVTDNGTMTIVAELNVSQTLEESGLLEREGDDLSEEIMAALSSSHPMLQQAIGGGAGVGYTMKIAQEENQMEGMPWMTGDEEIRQWSSTDEAGKTEKHIKLGPSEKSFTFQMDVNNSSSASASGGAVEVQRGSGATEFSQTQMIDPHLKVCHEKRIATVYLESPKE encoded by the exons ATGTTTCGAACGAGGGAACCGTTTGAGAGCGAGAAGCTCCAACTGCAGGAGCTCAACCAAAGACTCGGCCAGTACCTAACGCGCGCAAAACAGTTGGAACAAGAAAATACCAGCTTGATAAGCGAAATCAATTCAATCAGGAAAAACAGGTCTGGAGAATGGGAAAACAAACACATGTCCGAGCTACGGGAAATGAGGAGACTGGTGGAGCGTTTATCTTTCGAGAAAAGCAGAACAGAGATGGAGCGACAGAAGCTGCGCAATGAACTTCAGATGCTTCAAGCGATGCGTTCAGAGGAGGCTTCGGTGAGCAAAGGCGTCGACACGGAGCTGAAAGGCTGCGAGAGGCAGCTCCATAATGCTCTTAAGACCAACAGTGCTTTGGAAGATCGCCTCATTGAGCTTGAAAACGAATATACGTTTTTGGAAGATGCCCACAGAAAGGAAGTCGCCCACCTGAGGGACCAGGTGCACTCCCGAACTGTACGCGTCGTGACTCAAACATATCACGCACCTCCAGCAGTTACGATGGAAGAGGTGCAGGAGTATGCGGCCAACTTCACTGAAAGCTGGCATGGGACTTTGGACATGTACCGCCTGAAGGTAGAGGAAATCGAAGAGTCTATAAAAGCAGACCAAGCGAGGCTGGACGACATTCAGAGGGAAAAGAGGGAATATGCTTCACAGTTCAAGAGGCTGCGTGACGAGATTGAGAAACAAAGCAAAGTGCAGTTGAACCTTGAGGAGCAGCTCGTGAACATGCAAGAAAATTTCAGAGCTGAAATCTGCGAGTATCAG GCTATCATTGAAGAACTGGAGTATGAGCGCAGAATGCTATCAAACACCATCTCAGAGAAGCTGAAGGACCATCAGGATCTCTTACAGGTCAAGATGGGCCTTGCTCTGGAAGTGGCTACATACAG GGCACTCTTGGAAGAAGAAGGAAGACACACTCAAACGTGGTCTACTCAGGATTCAAGAGAAAGAATAATAG ATATACAAATGCCGGCCCATCCTTACACTCCAAGAGTGTCCGTCAATTCGGCAAGTCGACCAGATACAAGAAAAAAAGCCTTTacagattttaaatatatggAACCAATTTCCAGCCTGAGAACCTCATCTACATCAAGTCAGTTTCATTCTTACGAACCCTCCAGGATCGTGCCTATCAGTGTATCAAATCGTGCCCAGCAAAGTCCTGCTTCAAGAAGGGACATGATTTCCTTCACCAAAGCAGCGCAGGCAGCTGCTTCCAGTACCCTGAAACCTGGAGTCTCTTCTATTGAGATAAAAAGAGAGGAGACAGATCAGAAAATAATGAGAAAAGAGATTTCACAGCACTCTTCAAAGGACTCACTTGATCATACCCCCTCTAGAATCGAAAGTACACAGAGCTCTACAGCCTCAAAAATAGAGAAACCAAAGCCAGTGAAAGTGATTTCACCTCATGTGAGCTTGAGCAAGACCACCACTGAAGAAAAAAGCCAGAAAGATGTTGAACCAAAAGCAAAGGGAATGGATGCCAAACAAGATAAAGAAAAATTCAAGGTAGCAATGGAAGAAGAAAGAAGGGATGTGAAAGAATCAATAGCTAAAGATGAGAAAGAATCTGAAAATGTAGGGCATAAGGTGTTTGTAGGTGAGGAAATGGTTTTAGATGCAGTTTCTATGGAGGAAATCATTCAGCAGGTCATGAAACCAGCTGGTTTAGATGCTAAGGTCAGCTCATCCCCTGACTCAAAATTCACATATCATGTGGAGAAAACAGAGCAAGAGGATGGAACCACCAAGACTCAGATTGTCTTACAATCTAAAGTCGAGGAGGAAGTGGACCTGTCTGAAGATTCTGCCTTGGAGGAACTTCTCAGCAAGGGAGTCAAGAAAGTCACCCTGGAGAACATCAAAGGAACCCCAACAGGAACCATGATCGAGAACCTGCTGAGTCTTGGCCTGCAAGGTGAGAATTTGGAAAATAAGTTAGTGAATGTGGAGATAATCGAGGAACCAGTGGAGTCTGATGAGGAAGATGAAATTGAAATAGAGGAGACTGAGGAGATTAAGTCTAAACAACCAAACATCGATCCCTCATCAATGTTCTTCCAAATTGAGGAGTTAGAGAGTGACCCTAAGACTATGAAACCCGATGAGAGTGGTTCTGCTGAAGCCTCACAATATGGAAACAGTGGCTCTGTACAGGTTCGGGAAGTTACCAGAGATGAAAGCTTACCCTACTTCTCGCATGGCCAAGACTCACAAGAGTACTTCGTCTCCACTCCTGAAGACAATGTGTCAGAGTCTGAGGAGGGTGGGAGGTTTATGTCTTATAGCCATTATGGAGTCGTCGATGATCTGTCTGATGAAAGATATTACCAGGAAGATGACGCCAAACAGCCCACTGCTGAAGGTCACAGTTACAGAGAATCACCTGTATACGAACATTCGTTTTTGAGAGACAACATCCAAGACTGCATAATTGAAGAGGAGGTGCATGTCTCTCCCACATTGCAACAGTCCATTGTGGGGATCCTGAGGGAGGACTCACTGGACCCTGAACAGCAGCTTAGAGGAGCATTAGAGCAAATCCAAGACACTGTATCTGGAGCCCTCAAGGAAGAGCTTGCCTTTTTTACAAAAGGTAGAGAGACTCCAGAAAATGTCTCTTTGGACATTAAAAAGGTAGAACAAGTTACAGACAATGGAACCATGACCATTGTGGCAGAGCTTAATGTTTCCCAGACATTGGAGGAGTCTGGCTTGCTGGAAAGAGAAGGAGATGATCTATCTGAAGAGATAATGGCAGCACTAAGCTCATCCCACCCAATGCTCCAGCAGGCTATCGGCGGAGGAGCTGGAGTAGGATACACCATGAAAATTGCCCAAGAGGAGAATCAAATGGAGGGAATGCCGTGGATGACCGGCGACGAAGAGATCCGACAATGGAGCTCAACTGATGAGGCTGGCaagacagaaaaacacatcAAGCTGGGCCCTAGTGAGAAATCCTTCACTTTTCAGATGGATGTGAACAACAGCTCTTCTGCATCAGCAAGCGGAGGAGCCGTCGAAGTACAAAGAGGTAGCGGTGCTACTGAGTTCTCACAGACCCAGATGATTGACCCCCACTTGAAGGTCTGTCATGAGAAAAGAATCGCAACTGTTTATCTCGAAAGCCCCAAAGAGTGA
- the pgpep1l gene encoding pyroglutamyl-peptidase 1 isoform X3: MWRKMDNALPLVQPQLRKVSLSGLKMAGLGLGIEVHIKEIPVSYAKSQQVLDVIWQTMTPKVVIHLGIAPGAKGITLEQTGKNHCYKDRDVSGLCPDHHFCIEGGPERLDSIIDMRSLSKHLKSMGLDVIYSRDAGRYLCDFVYYYSLNRGQGKAVLIHVPASGSLASPERLVPQIQTIIQALLGQLDCPAHTTSG; this comes from the exons ATGTGGAGAAAAATGGACAATGCACTCCCTCTTGTACAGCCTCAGTTGCGCAAAGTGTCACTTTCG GGTTTGAAGATGGCAGGACTTGGATTGGGCATAGAGGTCCATATTAAGGAGATTCCTGTCAGTTATGCAAAATCCCAACAAGTCCTTGATGTTATCTGGCAGACAATGACTCCAAAG GTTGTTATCCATTTGGGCATAGCTCCAGGAGCCAAAGGCATCACACTGGAGCAAACAGGGAAGAACCACTGCTACAAAGACAGGGATGTGAGTGGTCTGTGCCCTGATCATCACTTCTGCATTGAGGGAGGACCAGAACGACTGGACTCCATCATAGACATGAGGTCCCTTAGCAAGCATTTGAAAAGTATGGGGCTTGATGTCATCTACTCCAGGGATGCTGGGAG GTACCTGTGTGATTTTGTATACTACTATTCGCTGAACCGTGGGCAGGGAAAGGCTGTGCTGATCCATGTGCCAGCCTCAGGCAGCCTAGCAAGCCCAGAGAGACTGGTACCACAAATCCAGACCATCATCCAGGCTCTGTTAGGCCAGCTGGACTGCCCTGCACACACAACCTCAGGATAG
- the pgpep1l gene encoding pyroglutamyl-peptidase 1 isoform X2: protein MDTSREIVVVTGFGPFRQYVVNPSWEAAKGLKMAGLGLGIEVHIKEIPVSYAKSQQVLDVIWQTMTPKVVIHLGIAPGAKGITLEQTGKNHCYKDRDVSGLCPDHHFCIEGGPERLDSIIDMRSLSKHLKSMGLDVIYSRDAGRYLCDFVYYYSLNRGQGKAVLIHVPASGSLASPERLVPQIQTIIQALLGQLDCPAHTTSG from the exons ATGGACACTTCTCGCGAAATTGTGGTCGTTACAG gttttggTCCTTTCCGACAGTATGTTGTGAATCCAAGTTGGGAGGCAGCTAAG GGTTTGAAGATGGCAGGACTTGGATTGGGCATAGAGGTCCATATTAAGGAGATTCCTGTCAGTTATGCAAAATCCCAACAAGTCCTTGATGTTATCTGGCAGACAATGACTCCAAAG GTTGTTATCCATTTGGGCATAGCTCCAGGAGCCAAAGGCATCACACTGGAGCAAACAGGGAAGAACCACTGCTACAAAGACAGGGATGTGAGTGGTCTGTGCCCTGATCATCACTTCTGCATTGAGGGAGGACCAGAACGACTGGACTCCATCATAGACATGAGGTCCCTTAGCAAGCATTTGAAAAGTATGGGGCTTGATGTCATCTACTCCAGGGATGCTGGGAG GTACCTGTGTGATTTTGTATACTACTATTCGCTGAACCGTGGGCAGGGAAAGGCTGTGCTGATCCATGTGCCAGCCTCAGGCAGCCTAGCAAGCCCAGAGAGACTGGTACCACAAATCCAGACCATCATCCAGGCTCTGTTAGGCCAGCTGGACTGCCCTGCACACACAACCTCAGGATAG